One window from the genome of Salvelinus fontinalis isolate EN_2023a chromosome 3, ASM2944872v1, whole genome shotgun sequence encodes:
- the ccdc66 gene encoding coiled-coil domain-containing protein 66 isoform X2 translates to MNLGDGLMFELENGKPRLILTNHHGVDTKNPNKILSRTRPQNALNSKKFPEPVSEEPLRVQRKRAERRKAVPITHTVPVKNDTPMVASNHTKPKAKGSTDHNTKVLAKVSSAKGHGQIATDRPPKSTVKDSLVCLTNEQLQQILSTINNSTILSQDQDVHSQPQTGNEGNSKEDCLLNGTGREGSATHVSGNGNSQGKREDERWVICGQPSGLFSSLGESEMDKEALEAKRTRWRKELDEQMALKKQQKDLSRPDVTADYGPRGRVTTSKPAPGDGHIHTRMLGEPGREDTQSYSSHRDLPSAIRSAFVVGEATPVEHAFSAQKKEHHRRWLQDLDRQREEDKLRHRQEKQYLSQAEDHERWAMHFDSPQMRVPLQAPVAAQRGESEPPSHQRTHFGALSVAWDGASTYGGDSLGRASVDITGGFPQKATHLRTMTALLDPAQIEERERKRVKQLEHQRAIEAQVEERRRQREAEEAVRLAVEQEEERRVAQERELLQKQYQLDTQRKRHTEEQHSRKQEELYLSVQRAQEEALKDKHQQRIRELARKGHDVSKLQHSLEGEPGSSRVFNTSSGPYHYQTGTGREMDTLREDTCSTTSLRKDMAVKTVRPGCTYTVEALGNRSQAVQTPDIPVEYRPPPPNAKRYRWEARKEAQRNPPGPRAGKENIWLNDLGGGVGEGAGDLYEAFARTDQGQDQRHRGGGRRPEWNTQRPSKPYVPASERYPAGLQHTRQESRLRRQMDLMTMMERNTRTPHPPDPEPDLRPADPSPPHANYPASTAQGRIKNCITGVTHAMAVHTGRVPPRSPPVPAIKHRLQNQSRGSRLPTQAHGSLQDTDRSPPPSEYIPYLRTDEVYHMDPRAPISRPSTNPQTHTDGVQCRPISPPHQKDPLLHPELLRNTERQQAILKSLSKLRQGLLQKQKELETGLNPLMIVTEDHH, encoded by the exons ATGAATCTGGG GGATGGTCTGATGTTCGAACTTGAAAATGGAAAGCCCAGGCTAATTCTAACCAATCATCATG GTGTCGATACGAAGAATCCAAATAAG ATACTCTCTCGAACCAGACCACAAAATGCTCTCAACTCAAAGAAGTTTCCTGAACCAGTATCCGAGGAGCCTCTGAGAGTACAGAGGAAACGTGCAGAGAGGAGGAAGGCAGTCCCTATTACCCACACTGTGCCAGTCAAGAATGACACTCCAATGGTTGCATCCAATCATACAAAACCGAAGGCCAAGGGCAGCACTGACCACAATACCAAAGTCTTGGCCAAAGTGTCTTCAGCTAAAGGACATGGGCAGATAGCCACTGATAGACCTCCAAAGTCCACTGTGAAGGACAGCTTGGTCTGTTTGACCAATGAGCAGCTCCAACAGATCCTCAGCACTATCAACAACTCAACCATTCTCTCACAGGATCAGGATGTACACAGCCAGCCTCAAACAG GAAATGAAGGGAACTCTAAAGAGGATTGCCTGTTGAATGGAACGGGGAGAGAAGGAAGTGCTACACATGTTAGTGGGAATGGAAACTCACAGGGAAAAAGGGAGGATGAAAG GTGGGTGATTTGTGGTCAACCGTCTGGCCTGTTCAGTTCTCTGGGAGAAAGCGAGATGGACAAAGAAGCACTGGAGGCCAAGAGGACACGATGGAGGAAAGAACTAG ACGAACAGATGGCTCTGAAGAAACAGCAGAAAGACCTGAGCAGACCAGATGTCACGGCAGACTATGGCCCAAGGGGAAGGGTGACCACATCCAAACCTGCTCCCGGAGATGGTCACATACACACCAGG ATGCTAGGAGAACCCGGTCGGGAGGACACTCAGAGCTACAGCAGTCACAGAGACCTCCCTTCTGCCATCAGATCTGCATTCGTAGTGGGG GAGGCCACCCCAGTAGAACATGCCTTCAGCGCTCAGAAGAAGGAGCATCATAGGAGGTGGCTGCAGGATCTGGACcggcagagggaggaggacaagCTGCGACACCGGCAGGAGAAACAGTATCTCAGCCAA gctgAGGACCATGAGCGCTGGGCCATGCACTTTGACTCCCCCCAGATGAGAGTCCCTCTCCAGGCCCCCGTGGCTGCACAGAGGGGCGAGTCAGAGCCCCCCAGTCACCAGAGGACCCATTTTGGAGCCTTGTCTGTGGCCTGGGACGGAGCCAGCACCTACGGAGGGGACAGTCTTGGGAGAGCCAGCGTCGACATTACTGGAGGCTTCCCACAGAAGGCAAC CCATCTCCGTACCATGACGGCCCTACTGGACCCAGCCCAGatcgaggagagggagaggaagagagtgaaacAGCTGGAGCATCAG CGTGCCATCGAGGctcaggtggaggagaggaggcggcAGCGTGAGGCGGAGGAGGCCGTTCGCCTAGCtgtggagcaggaggaggagaggagggtggcgCAGGAGAGAGAGCTGCTACAGAAACAGTACCAGCTCGACActcagagaaagagacacacagag GAGCAGCACAGTCGTAAGCAGGAGGAGCTTTACCTGAGTGTTCAGCGAGCCCAGGAGGAGGCCCTGAAGGACAAGCACCAGCAGAGGATCAGAGAGCTGGCCAGGAAGGGACACGACGTCTCCAAGCTGCAACACTCTCTGGAGGGGGAACCTGGCTCCTCACGGG TCTTTAACACCAGCTCAGGACcataccactaccagacagggaCAGGAAGGGAGATGGACACCCTGAGAGAAGACACTTGCAGCACCACCTCCCTTAGGAAGGACATGGCAGTGAAGACTG TCAGGCCGGGCTGCACGTACACAGTGGAGGCTCTAGGTAATCGAAGCCAGGCGGTGCAGACCCCAGACATCCCTGTAGAGTACAGacctcctcctcccaacgccAAGAGGTACAGGTGGGAGGCCAGGAAGGAGGCCCAGAGGAACCCTCCTGGCCCCAGGGCGGGGAAGGAGAACATTTGGCTGAACGACctgggaggaggagtaggagaag GTGCAGGAGACCTGTATGAGGCCTTTGCCCGGACAGACCAAGGCCAGGACCAGAGACACAGGGGAGGAGGTCGTAGGCCAGAGTGGAACACTCAGAGACCCAGTAAACCCTATGTCCCGGCATCAGAGCGCTACCCTGCAGGGCTACAACACACCAGGCAGGAGAGCCGCCTCCGCAGGCAGATGGATCTCATGACCATGATGGAGAGGAACACCAGAACCCCTCACCCCCCTGACCCCGAACCTGACCTCAGGCCTGCTGACCCCTCTCCACCACACGCAAACTACCCTGCTAGCACTGCACAGGGCAGGATAAAAAATTGCATCACAGGTGTGACACACGCCATGGCTGTTCACACTGGAAG AGTGCCCCCCAGATCCCCTCCAGTTCCTGCTATCAAACACCGCCTTCAGAACCAGTCCCGTGGCTCCCGCCTCCCTACACAGGCCCATGGTTCGCTCCAGGACACAGAccgctcccctcccccctctgagtACATCCCCTATCTGAGGACCGACGAGGTGTACCACATGGATCCCCGTGCCCCCATCTCCAGACCCTCCACAaatccacagacacacacag ATGGTGTCCAGTGCAGGCCCATTAGCCCTCCCCACCAGAAGGACCCTCTGCTCCACCCAGAGCTGCttaggaacacagagagacagcaggcCATACTGAAGAGCCTCTCAAAGCTACGGCAG GGTTTGTTGCAGAAGCAGAAAGAGCTGGAGACAGGACTGAACCCTTTAATGATTGTTACTGAGGACCACCACTGA
- the ccdc66 gene encoding coiled-coil domain-containing protein 66 isoform X1 — translation MNLGDGLMFELENGKPRLILTNHHGVDTKNPNKILSRTRPQNALNSKKFPEPVSEEPLRVQRKRAERRKAVPITHTVPVKNDTPMVASNHTKPKAKGSTDHNTKVLAKVSSAKGHGQIATDRPPKSTVKDSLVCLTNEQLQQILSTINNSTILSQDQDVHSQPQTGNEGNSKEDCLLNGTGREGSATHVSGNGNSQGKREDERWVICGQPSGLFSSLGESEMDKEALEAKRTRWRKELDEQMALKKQQKDLSRPDVTADYGPRGRVTTSKPAPGDGHIHTRMLGEPGREDTQSYSSHRDLPSAIRSAFVVGEATPVEHAFSAQKKEHHRRWLQDLDRQREEDKLRHRQEKQYLSQAEDHERWAMHFDSPQMRVPLQAPVAAQRGESEPPSHQRTHFGALSVAWDGASTYGGDSLGRASVDITGGFPQKATHLRTMTALLDPAQIEERERKRVKQLEHQRAIEAQVEERRRQREAEEAVRLAVEQEEERRVAQERELLQKQYQLDTQRKRHTEEQHSRKQEELYLSVQRAQEEALKDKHQQRIRELARKGHDVSKLQHSLEGEPGSSRVFNTSSGPYHYQTGTGREMDTLREDTCSTTSLRKDMAVKTAVRPGCTYTVEALGNRSQAVQTPDIPVEYRPPPPNAKRYRWEARKEAQRNPPGPRAGKENIWLNDLGGGVGEGAGDLYEAFARTDQGQDQRHRGGGRRPEWNTQRPSKPYVPASERYPAGLQHTRQESRLRRQMDLMTMMERNTRTPHPPDPEPDLRPADPSPPHANYPASTAQGRIKNCITGVTHAMAVHTGRVPPRSPPVPAIKHRLQNQSRGSRLPTQAHGSLQDTDRSPPPSEYIPYLRTDEVYHMDPRAPISRPSTNPQTHTDGVQCRPISPPHQKDPLLHPELLRNTERQQAILKSLSKLRQGLLQKQKELETGLNPLMIVTEDHH, via the exons ATGAATCTGGG GGATGGTCTGATGTTCGAACTTGAAAATGGAAAGCCCAGGCTAATTCTAACCAATCATCATG GTGTCGATACGAAGAATCCAAATAAG ATACTCTCTCGAACCAGACCACAAAATGCTCTCAACTCAAAGAAGTTTCCTGAACCAGTATCCGAGGAGCCTCTGAGAGTACAGAGGAAACGTGCAGAGAGGAGGAAGGCAGTCCCTATTACCCACACTGTGCCAGTCAAGAATGACACTCCAATGGTTGCATCCAATCATACAAAACCGAAGGCCAAGGGCAGCACTGACCACAATACCAAAGTCTTGGCCAAAGTGTCTTCAGCTAAAGGACATGGGCAGATAGCCACTGATAGACCTCCAAAGTCCACTGTGAAGGACAGCTTGGTCTGTTTGACCAATGAGCAGCTCCAACAGATCCTCAGCACTATCAACAACTCAACCATTCTCTCACAGGATCAGGATGTACACAGCCAGCCTCAAACAG GAAATGAAGGGAACTCTAAAGAGGATTGCCTGTTGAATGGAACGGGGAGAGAAGGAAGTGCTACACATGTTAGTGGGAATGGAAACTCACAGGGAAAAAGGGAGGATGAAAG GTGGGTGATTTGTGGTCAACCGTCTGGCCTGTTCAGTTCTCTGGGAGAAAGCGAGATGGACAAAGAAGCACTGGAGGCCAAGAGGACACGATGGAGGAAAGAACTAG ACGAACAGATGGCTCTGAAGAAACAGCAGAAAGACCTGAGCAGACCAGATGTCACGGCAGACTATGGCCCAAGGGGAAGGGTGACCACATCCAAACCTGCTCCCGGAGATGGTCACATACACACCAGG ATGCTAGGAGAACCCGGTCGGGAGGACACTCAGAGCTACAGCAGTCACAGAGACCTCCCTTCTGCCATCAGATCTGCATTCGTAGTGGGG GAGGCCACCCCAGTAGAACATGCCTTCAGCGCTCAGAAGAAGGAGCATCATAGGAGGTGGCTGCAGGATCTGGACcggcagagggaggaggacaagCTGCGACACCGGCAGGAGAAACAGTATCTCAGCCAA gctgAGGACCATGAGCGCTGGGCCATGCACTTTGACTCCCCCCAGATGAGAGTCCCTCTCCAGGCCCCCGTGGCTGCACAGAGGGGCGAGTCAGAGCCCCCCAGTCACCAGAGGACCCATTTTGGAGCCTTGTCTGTGGCCTGGGACGGAGCCAGCACCTACGGAGGGGACAGTCTTGGGAGAGCCAGCGTCGACATTACTGGAGGCTTCCCACAGAAGGCAAC CCATCTCCGTACCATGACGGCCCTACTGGACCCAGCCCAGatcgaggagagggagaggaagagagtgaaacAGCTGGAGCATCAG CGTGCCATCGAGGctcaggtggaggagaggaggcggcAGCGTGAGGCGGAGGAGGCCGTTCGCCTAGCtgtggagcaggaggaggagaggagggtggcgCAGGAGAGAGAGCTGCTACAGAAACAGTACCAGCTCGACActcagagaaagagacacacagag GAGCAGCACAGTCGTAAGCAGGAGGAGCTTTACCTGAGTGTTCAGCGAGCCCAGGAGGAGGCCCTGAAGGACAAGCACCAGCAGAGGATCAGAGAGCTGGCCAGGAAGGGACACGACGTCTCCAAGCTGCAACACTCTCTGGAGGGGGAACCTGGCTCCTCACGGG TCTTTAACACCAGCTCAGGACcataccactaccagacagggaCAGGAAGGGAGATGGACACCCTGAGAGAAGACACTTGCAGCACCACCTCCCTTAGGAAGGACATGGCAGTGAAGACTG CAGTCAGGCCGGGCTGCACGTACACAGTGGAGGCTCTAGGTAATCGAAGCCAGGCGGTGCAGACCCCAGACATCCCTGTAGAGTACAGacctcctcctcccaacgccAAGAGGTACAGGTGGGAGGCCAGGAAGGAGGCCCAGAGGAACCCTCCTGGCCCCAGGGCGGGGAAGGAGAACATTTGGCTGAACGACctgggaggaggagtaggagaag GTGCAGGAGACCTGTATGAGGCCTTTGCCCGGACAGACCAAGGCCAGGACCAGAGACACAGGGGAGGAGGTCGTAGGCCAGAGTGGAACACTCAGAGACCCAGTAAACCCTATGTCCCGGCATCAGAGCGCTACCCTGCAGGGCTACAACACACCAGGCAGGAGAGCCGCCTCCGCAGGCAGATGGATCTCATGACCATGATGGAGAGGAACACCAGAACCCCTCACCCCCCTGACCCCGAACCTGACCTCAGGCCTGCTGACCCCTCTCCACCACACGCAAACTACCCTGCTAGCACTGCACAGGGCAGGATAAAAAATTGCATCACAGGTGTGACACACGCCATGGCTGTTCACACTGGAAG AGTGCCCCCCAGATCCCCTCCAGTTCCTGCTATCAAACACCGCCTTCAGAACCAGTCCCGTGGCTCCCGCCTCCCTACACAGGCCCATGGTTCGCTCCAGGACACAGAccgctcccctcccccctctgagtACATCCCCTATCTGAGGACCGACGAGGTGTACCACATGGATCCCCGTGCCCCCATCTCCAGACCCTCCACAaatccacagacacacacag ATGGTGTCCAGTGCAGGCCCATTAGCCCTCCCCACCAGAAGGACCCTCTGCTCCACCCAGAGCTGCttaggaacacagagagacagcaggcCATACTGAAGAGCCTCTCAAAGCTACGGCAG GGTTTGTTGCAGAAGCAGAAAGAGCTGGAGACAGGACTGAACCCTTTAATGATTGTTACTGAGGACCACCACTGA